In Brucella melitensis bv. 1 str. 16M, a genomic segment contains:
- a CDS encoding LysE family translocator yields the protein MPFLTNLTFIPEWTIFVQFAIATAILSITPGPDMTLFVGRALSEGKAAGFACMAGASTGIVIHTSMVALGLSALIVASPAAFTALKVVGAGYLVWLAVQAICKGSAFSPEKNGGKKHTLFQNWLTGLGINLLNPKIILFNMTFLPQFVSAHDPHAMGKLFFLGLSFIPMALPFTIPMVVAADRFAGLLNKNPTVTRIVDWMFAGVFSAFALKIITAQAK from the coding sequence ATGCCATTCCTGACAAACCTGACCTTCATTCCCGAATGGACAATCTTTGTCCAGTTCGCGATAGCAACTGCGATCCTTTCCATCACGCCCGGCCCCGACATGACGCTTTTCGTCGGGCGTGCCCTGTCCGAAGGCAAGGCGGCAGGTTTTGCCTGCATGGCTGGCGCCAGCACCGGCATTGTCATTCACACCAGCATGGTGGCGCTCGGTCTTTCGGCGCTTATTGTGGCATCGCCTGCGGCCTTTACGGCGCTGAAAGTGGTGGGGGCGGGCTATCTGGTCTGGCTCGCCGTGCAGGCGATCTGCAAGGGGTCGGCCTTCTCGCCGGAAAAGAATGGCGGCAAGAAGCATACACTGTTTCAGAACTGGCTGACCGGGCTTGGCATCAATCTTCTCAATCCGAAGATCATCCTGTTCAATATGACATTCCTGCCGCAGTTCGTCTCCGCGCATGATCCTCATGCCATGGGCAAACTGTTCTTCCTCGGTCTGTCGTTTATTCCCATGGCGCTGCCCTTCACCATTCCCATGGTGGTGGCGGCAGATCGTTTTGCCGGGCTTCTGAACAAGAACCCGACTGTGACGCGCATTGTGGACTGGATGTTTGCCGGTGTATTCTCGGCCTTCGCGCTGAAAATCATCACCGCACAGGCAAAGTAG
- a CDS encoding error-prone DNA polymerase, translating to MVPYFEMAAASNFSFLCGASHPQELVERAHALDLSGIGIADRNTLAGVVRAHAQWKDIRKESGFRLFIGCRLSFIDGTPDMVVYPRDRAAYGQLCRLLTEGKHRAAIKGECHLEWADLLFRARQFQIAVFPPDEDEPDFAARLTEIAQAAPGSVWLALTMPHQGQDGRRAERIARFAAQAGVPLIATNDVLYHHPDRRPLQDVLTATRHHTTVFAAGRLLEKNAERHLKPPHEMVRLFRDYPEAIAATADFVAPITFQLDELKYAYPDEPIPPGKTAQQHLYDLVWEGAARHYGADMIPPKVQGLINKELALIARLEYEPYFLTVYDIVTHAREKGILCQGRGSAANSVVCFCLGITGVNPTQVDLLFERFISAERKEPPDIDVDFEHERREEVMQYVYDRYSRDRAAIVATVISYRSRSAIRDVGKALGLSEDVTAALANTVWGLSGGGIDRQHIRQAGLDPDNPIIQRAVELAITLIGFPRHLSQHVGGFVLTRDRLDETVPIGPAAMDKRSFIEWDKDDIDEVGLMKVDVLSLGMLTCIRKAFDLIHQHKPQLYGGEKLTLASLPRKDKAVYDMLCKGDSLGVFQVESRAQMNMLPRLRPQEFYDLVIEVAIVRPGPIQGDMVHPYLRRRSGQEPCTLPSPSPQHGPANELQQILGKTKGVPLFQEQAMRIAMEAAKFTPEEANQLRRAMATFRKMGTIHTMEKKMIDGMVNRGYDRTFAENCFNQIKGFGEYGFPESHAASFAHLVYISAWLKCHHPEVFAAALLNSQPMGFYAPAQIVRDAREHGVTVLPVDVNFSQWDNILEETPDVHLALRLGFRQIDGFSKRDTELLIADRQEPYRTIEDMHRRLRLDRRAFTLLADADAFGSLDIDRRAALWAVRRLPNDETLLLFRAAAASELAQEPRTKLPEMAASEHVIADYETTRLSLKGHPLQYLREGLAAEGVSTCRAVQEGADGRRMKVAGVVTVRQRPGSAKGVVFLTIEDETGIANIVIWPKIMKVFRREVMSARLIHIEGRIQRSLEGVVHLVAAKLQDRSAALIEMSGREAQRLIAPSQMAHHPRNVRVMPNSRDFH from the coding sequence ATGGTTCCTTATTTTGAAATGGCCGCTGCCAGCAATTTTTCCTTCCTTTGCGGTGCATCGCATCCGCAGGAACTGGTAGAGCGTGCGCATGCGCTTGACCTGTCCGGCATCGGCATTGCCGACCGCAACACGCTGGCCGGTGTGGTGCGCGCCCATGCACAATGGAAGGATATTCGCAAGGAAAGCGGTTTCCGCCTCTTCATCGGCTGCCGCCTTTCCTTCATCGACGGCACGCCGGATATGGTCGTCTATCCGCGTGATCGCGCCGCTTATGGCCAATTGTGCCGCCTGCTGACGGAAGGAAAGCACCGCGCCGCCATCAAGGGCGAATGCCATCTCGAATGGGCCGACCTCCTGTTTCGTGCGCGACAGTTCCAGATCGCGGTCTTTCCGCCTGACGAAGATGAGCCGGATTTTGCCGCACGCCTGACGGAGATCGCACAGGCCGCACCCGGCTCGGTCTGGCTGGCGCTTACCATGCCGCATCAGGGGCAGGACGGACGCCGCGCGGAACGCATCGCCCGGTTTGCCGCGCAGGCAGGCGTGCCGCTGATCGCCACCAATGATGTGCTCTATCATCACCCGGACCGCCGCCCGCTTCAGGACGTGCTGACGGCCACGCGCCATCACACGACCGTTTTTGCCGCCGGGCGGCTTCTGGAAAAGAATGCCGAACGCCACCTGAAACCGCCGCATGAGATGGTGCGCCTGTTCCGCGATTATCCTGAAGCCATTGCAGCGACCGCCGATTTCGTCGCGCCCATCACCTTCCAGCTTGATGAGCTGAAATATGCCTATCCCGACGAACCCATCCCGCCCGGCAAGACAGCCCAGCAACATCTTTATGACCTCGTCTGGGAAGGTGCGGCGCGCCATTACGGTGCGGACATGATCCCGCCAAAGGTGCAAGGGCTGATCAACAAGGAACTGGCGCTGATCGCCAGGCTTGAATACGAGCCCTATTTTCTCACCGTTTATGACATTGTGACCCATGCCCGCGAGAAAGGCATTCTGTGTCAGGGGCGCGGCTCGGCGGCCAATTCCGTTGTCTGTTTCTGCCTCGGCATTACCGGCGTGAACCCGACGCAAGTGGATCTTCTGTTCGAGCGTTTCATCTCCGCCGAGCGAAAGGAACCGCCGGATATCGACGTCGATTTCGAGCATGAGCGGCGTGAAGAGGTGATGCAATATGTCTATGACCGCTATTCGAGAGATCGCGCGGCTATTGTGGCGACCGTCATCAGCTATCGCTCGCGCAGCGCGATCCGCGATGTCGGCAAGGCGCTGGGGCTGAGCGAAGACGTGACAGCAGCACTTGCCAATACGGTCTGGGGCCTATCGGGCGGCGGCATCGACAGGCAGCATATCAGGCAGGCAGGGCTAGACCCCGACAATCCAATCATCCAGCGCGCGGTGGAACTGGCCATCACGCTGATCGGTTTTCCGCGCCACCTGTCGCAGCATGTCGGCGGCTTCGTGCTCACCCGCGACCGGCTGGACGAAACCGTGCCCATTGGCCCGGCGGCAATGGACAAGAGATCTTTCATCGAATGGGACAAGGACGATATCGATGAAGTGGGCTTGATGAAGGTGGATGTGCTGTCGCTCGGCATGCTCACCTGCATCCGCAAGGCTTTCGACCTCATTCACCAGCACAAGCCGCAGCTTTATGGCGGCGAAAAGCTGACATTGGCCAGCCTGCCGCGCAAGGACAAAGCCGTCTACGACATGCTGTGCAAGGGGGATTCGCTCGGTGTCTTTCAGGTGGAAAGCCGGGCGCAGATGAACATGCTGCCGCGCCTGCGCCCGCAGGAATTCTATGATCTTGTGATCGAGGTCGCCATCGTGCGCCCCGGTCCCATTCAGGGCGACATGGTGCATCCTTATCTCAGGCGGCGAAGCGGACAGGAGCCCTGCACCCTGCCATCACCTTCGCCGCAACATGGACCGGCGAACGAATTGCAGCAGATTCTCGGCAAGACCAAGGGCGTGCCGCTGTTTCAGGAACAGGCGATGCGCATTGCCATGGAGGCTGCAAAATTCACACCCGAGGAAGCCAACCAGTTGCGCCGCGCCATGGCCACTTTCCGCAAGATGGGCACCATCCATACGATGGAGAAGAAGATGATCGACGGCATGGTCAACCGGGGCTACGACCGGACCTTTGCCGAAAATTGTTTCAACCAGATCAAGGGGTTCGGAGAATATGGCTTTCCTGAAAGCCATGCGGCAAGCTTTGCGCATCTGGTCTATATTTCCGCATGGCTCAAATGCCATCATCCGGAAGTGTTTGCCGCAGCCCTTCTCAATTCCCAGCCCATGGGTTTTTACGCCCCCGCCCAGATCGTGCGCGATGCGCGCGAGCATGGCGTGACGGTGCTGCCCGTCGATGTGAATTTCAGCCAATGGGACAATATTCTGGAGGAAACACCCGATGTTCACCTGGCGTTGCGGCTCGGTTTTCGCCAGATCGACGGTTTTTCCAAACGGGACACCGAGCTTCTGATTGCCGACCGGCAGGAGCCTTACCGCACCATTGAGGACATGCACCGGCGGCTCCGGCTCGACCGGCGCGCCTTCACGCTTCTGGCCGATGCCGATGCTTTCGGCTCGCTCGATATCGACCGTCGCGCCGCATTATGGGCGGTGCGCCGCCTGCCCAATGACGAAACGCTGCTGCTTTTCCGCGCCGCCGCGGCAAGCGAACTGGCGCAAGAACCGCGCACGAAGCTTCCTGAAATGGCGGCATCCGAGCATGTGATTGCCGATTACGAGACGACGCGGCTTTCGCTGAAAGGGCATCCGCTGCAATATCTGCGCGAGGGGCTGGCGGCGGAAGGCGTTTCCACCTGCCGCGCCGTGCAGGAAGGTGCGGATGGACGCCGCATGAAAGTGGCAGGCGTCGTCACCGTGCGCCAGCGCCCCGGCAGCGCCAAGGGCGTGGTGTTTCTTACCATCGAGGATGAAACCGGCATCGCCAATATTGTGATCTGGCCGAAGATCATGAAGGTGTTTCGCCGCGAAGTGATGAGCGCGCGGCTGATCCATATCGAAGGCCGCATACAGCGCAGCCTCGAAGGGGTCGTGCATCTGGTGGCGGCAAAATTGCAGGACCGTTCGGCGGCATTGATCGAAATGAGCGGACGCGAAGCACAGCGCCTCATCGCTCCATCCCAGATGGCGCATCATCCACGGAATGTGAGGGTCATGCCGAACTCACGCGACTTCCATTAG
- a CDS encoding argininosuccinate synthase: MSKWKDVKKVVLAYSGGLDTSIILKWLQTELGAEVVTFTADLGQGEELEPARKKAEMLGIKEIFIEDVREEFVRDFVFPMFRANAVYEGVYLLGTSIARPLISKHLIDIAKKTGADAIAHGATGKGNDQVRFELSAYALNPDIKIIAPWRDWSFKSRTQLLEFAEQHQIPVAKDKKGEAPFSVDANLLHSSSEGKVLEDPSQEAPEYVHMRTISPETAPDKATIIKIGFEKGDAVSINGERLSPATLLAKLNDYGRDNGIGRLDLVENRFVGMKSRGVYETPGGTILLAAHRAIESITLDRGAAHLKDELMPRYAELIYYGFWFSPEREMLQAAIDHSQRHVEGEVTLKLYKGNVMVIGRESAKSLYSDKLVTFEDDQGAYDQKDAAGFIKLNALRLRTLAARDRK; this comes from the coding sequence ATGAGCAAGTGGAAAGACGTTAAGAAAGTCGTTCTCGCCTATTCGGGCGGCCTCGACACCTCGATCATCCTGAAGTGGCTTCAGACGGAACTGGGCGCGGAAGTCGTGACCTTTACCGCTGATCTCGGCCAGGGCGAGGAACTTGAACCGGCCCGCAAGAAAGCGGAAATGCTGGGCATCAAGGAAATCTTCATTGAGGACGTGCGCGAAGAATTCGTGCGCGATTTCGTCTTCCCGATGTTCCGCGCCAATGCCGTCTATGAAGGCGTCTATCTGCTCGGCACATCGATTGCCCGCCCACTGATCTCCAAGCATCTGATCGACATCGCCAAAAAAACCGGCGCCGACGCCATCGCCCATGGCGCGACCGGCAAGGGCAACGACCAGGTTCGCTTCGAGCTTTCGGCCTATGCGCTGAACCCGGACATCAAGATCATCGCTCCATGGCGCGACTGGTCGTTCAAGAGCCGCACGCAGCTTCTCGAATTTGCCGAACAGCACCAGATTCCGGTTGCCAAGGACAAAAAGGGCGAAGCACCGTTCTCCGTCGATGCCAACCTGCTGCACTCCTCGTCGGAGGGCAAGGTTCTGGAAGACCCATCGCAGGAAGCGCCGGAATATGTGCATATGCGCACTATTTCGCCGGAAACCGCGCCCGACAAGGCAACGATCATCAAGATCGGCTTTGAAAAGGGCGATGCCGTTTCAATCAATGGCGAGCGCCTGTCGCCAGCGACCCTTCTTGCCAAGCTCAACGACTATGGCCGCGACAATGGCATTGGCCGTCTCGACCTCGTGGAAAACCGCTTCGTCGGCATGAAGTCGCGCGGCGTCTACGAAACGCCGGGCGGTACGATCCTGCTTGCAGCGCACCGCGCCATTGAATCGATCACGCTCGACCGTGGTGCGGCGCACCTGAAAGACGAGCTGATGCCGCGCTATGCGGAACTGATCTATTATGGCTTCTGGTTCTCGCCGGAACGCGAAATGCTGCAAGCGGCCATCGATCACAGCCAGCGCCATGTCGAAGGCGAAGTCACGCTCAAGCTCTACAAGGGCAATGTGATGGTGATCGGTCGCGAATCGGCCAAGTCGCTCTATTCCGACAAGCTCGTGACCTTTGAAGACGATCAGGGCGCCTACGACCAGAAGGATGCGGCAGGCTTCATCAAGCTCAATGCGCTGCGTCTGCGCACACTGGCTGCACGCGACCGCAAATAA
- the trhA gene encoding PAQR family membrane homeostasis protein TrhA, producing MNVRLPHPVKWKYDRAELWADGVIHVLGVGLALAGAIAMLFYFLPNMPAVTSISSGVYLASLVAALGISAVYNIWPVSPTKWFLRRFDHSAIYLLIAGTYTPFAIHMGDRALPLLLFVWSVAFVGIMLKLFMPGRFDRLSILLYLALGWSGVMVYDTMVQSLPPAVFWLIAAGGMVYSLGVIFHVWERLRFQNAIWHGFVVVGAALHYCAVFFVGAWN from the coding sequence ATGAATGTAAGACTGCCACATCCAGTCAAATGGAAATATGACCGGGCCGAATTGTGGGCCGATGGCGTCATCCATGTGCTGGGTGTCGGGCTGGCGCTTGCCGGTGCCATTGCCATGCTGTTCTATTTCCTGCCGAACATGCCGGCTGTGACTTCGATTTCATCCGGCGTCTATCTGGCGAGCCTCGTTGCCGCGCTCGGAATTTCCGCCGTTTACAATATCTGGCCGGTCTCCCCGACCAAATGGTTCCTGCGCCGTTTCGACCATTCGGCGATTTATTTGCTGATTGCCGGAACCTACACGCCTTTTGCCATACATATGGGCGACCGCGCGCTGCCCCTGCTGCTGTTCGTGTGGAGCGTGGCTTTCGTCGGCATCATGCTCAAACTGTTCATGCCGGGGCGTTTTGACCGGCTGTCGATCCTGCTTTATCTGGCGCTCGGCTGGAGCGGCGTCATGGTCTATGACACCATGGTGCAATCGCTGCCACCCGCCGTCTTCTGGCTGATTGCGGCTGGCGGCATGGTCTATTCGCTGGGCGTCATCTTCCATGTCTGGGAACGCCTGCGGTTTCAGAACGCCATCTGGCACGGTTTTGTCGTGGTGGGCGCGGCGCTGCATTATTGCGCGGTGTTTTTTGTCGGCGCGTGGAATTAA
- a CDS encoding ImuA family protein has protein sequence MSGIDIAALRRMVTGIEGNDPQGSFANGRGRETGSGKGSGFGRARSFTLGFAPADAAFPHGLAGDALHEIFAENPGAHMVATGFALAFAARAAKPQRPIIWIEEESAAQEYGWLYPPGLHAFGIDPARLLIVRCPTAQDVLKAANDALEAGSGGKASHLVSGIVASITGQPKCLDLTVSRRLLLATEAAQLPVILLRSHRTAVQSAAVSRWRVAPAPSRSSGANAPGKPAFSAVLERNRHGTCGQWIMEWNNETLEFGARERDGRTLVSRPLVSVSADRPASPRRSA, from the coding sequence GTGAGCGGCATCGACATCGCGGCGCTGCGGCGCATGGTAACAGGCATTGAAGGCAATGATCCGCAAGGCAGTTTTGCCAATGGAAGAGGCAGGGAGACGGGCAGCGGGAAAGGGAGCGGCTTCGGGCGCGCGCGCAGTTTCACGCTGGGCTTTGCGCCTGCCGATGCAGCCTTTCCGCATGGTCTGGCGGGCGATGCGCTGCATGAGATCTTTGCCGAAAACCCCGGCGCGCATATGGTCGCGACCGGCTTTGCGCTTGCCTTTGCCGCCCGCGCGGCAAAACCGCAGCGCCCGATCATCTGGATCGAGGAAGAAAGCGCTGCACAGGAATATGGCTGGCTTTATCCGCCGGGGCTTCATGCCTTCGGGATCGATCCCGCACGGCTTTTAATCGTGCGTTGCCCGACGGCACAGGATGTGCTGAAGGCAGCCAATGATGCACTGGAAGCCGGAAGCGGCGGCAAGGCCTCGCATCTGGTTTCCGGCATTGTCGCCTCGATAACAGGCCAGCCGAAATGTCTCGACCTCACCGTTTCGCGCCGCCTGCTGCTTGCAACCGAAGCCGCGCAATTGCCGGTCATCCTGCTGAGGAGCCACCGGACGGCAGTGCAAAGTGCCGCCGTCAGCCGCTGGCGGGTGGCGCCCGCGCCTTCGCGCTCCAGCGGAGCAAACGCGCCGGGCAAGCCCGCCTTTTCCGCCGTTCTGGAGCGCAACCGCCACGGCACATGCGGGCAATGGATCATGGAATGGAACAATGAAACTCTCGAATTTGGCGCCCGCGAACGGGACGGCAGAACGCTTGTTTCTCGCCCTCTGGTTTCCGTTTCTGCCGACCGACCGGCTTCGCCGCGCCGTTCCGCCTGA
- a CDS encoding invasion associated locus B family protein, giving the protein MIRSVLEHNPTAAKRGRSRLCFGKKSLERRSVSIRLKRALKRLVGPASAFLALAFSHGSVDAAMRKNKQPPAPPSVYTQTPGFAVKSTEIMVPDGVSAGEYRRITHPFPNWTLVCDENLKAKKRVCNITQTIMHEKGLVVFSCSLAAAENGKPYMIMRIPAVVGARQEIRLDFGDGTPIIVSKTHGCEGAVCIAYLPVGPRLRVYIAKGSVPKVSYPVPDIRRGSADWLMFYAPLSGLAHALAAI; this is encoded by the coding sequence ATGATAAGATCAGTCTTGGAGCATAATCCGACCGCAGCGAAACGAGGGCGATCAAGATTATGCTTTGGAAAGAAAAGCTTGGAGCGCCGATCTGTTTCAATCCGATTGAAACGCGCGCTCAAGCGTCTTGTCGGCCCGGCTTCAGCTTTCCTGGCCCTGGCTTTTTCGCATGGCAGCGTTGATGCTGCCATGCGAAAAAATAAACAGCCACCCGCGCCACCCTCCGTTTACACCCAAACTCCAGGATTTGCCGTCAAATCTACAGAAATCATGGTGCCCGATGGGGTCTCTGCGGGGGAATATCGGCGCATCACCCACCCTTTTCCCAACTGGACATTGGTGTGTGACGAGAATTTGAAGGCGAAAAAGCGTGTCTGCAATATCACGCAGACAATCATGCATGAAAAAGGGTTGGTCGTATTCAGCTGCTCGTTGGCGGCTGCGGAGAATGGCAAGCCGTATATGATCATGCGCATACCCGCAGTTGTGGGGGCAAGGCAGGAAATCCGCCTGGATTTCGGTGATGGAACTCCGATCATCGTGAGTAAAACGCATGGTTGCGAGGGGGCGGTCTGTATCGCCTATCTGCCGGTTGGCCCACGTCTGCGTGTATATATTGCCAAGGGCAGCGTACCGAAGGTCTCTTATCCCGTACCGGATATACGTCGCGGTTCGGCTGATTGGTTAATGTTTTATGCGCCGCTCTCTGGCCTTGCCCACGCGCTTGCTGCAATCTGA
- a CDS encoding Y-family DNA polymerase: MTERTANALRLTAVDGEAAKLGLFPGMALTDARARVERLDVAAAAPEHDTALLKRLAQWCERYTPLVAFDEPHGLMLDITGCAHLFGGPAAMRADALCRFERAGLHMQAAIADNSFAARLLARGTKGGVFSQAEADRLLPRLPLSALELAQAAETGLKRAGLKRIGDVMALPRSALTARFGTDLATRLDRLARRERAPISPLRILPLRTVERRLSEPVTAMELVEHILRELAQALFAQLEMEGKGALLLEASFFRVDGEVRHIRIETGQPLRDDRIFLRLARERLGALTDPLDAGFGFDMIRLAALRSSTVAQRQTGLDQHEEDEAGFSQLIDRLSARLGQDRVLVSFPRDTHMPERAYGLAPALHGSRKTEADYRSQAELPGDSPARPIKLFRPPQLIETVAEVPDSPPSFFLWRRVRHQVRLAEGPERIEPEWWCAIGQDVPELRDYYRVEDENGQRFWIFREGLYDGANHPRWFLHGLFA, translated from the coding sequence GTGACAGAACGCACGGCCAATGCGCTGCGCCTGACGGCGGTGGATGGTGAAGCGGCAAAGCTCGGCCTTTTTCCCGGCATGGCGCTGACCGATGCCCGCGCCCGCGTGGAAAGGCTCGACGTGGCAGCGGCAGCGCCGGAACATGATACCGCACTTCTCAAGCGCCTTGCCCAGTGGTGCGAGCGCTACACGCCGCTTGTCGCCTTCGATGAGCCGCATGGGTTGATGCTGGACATAACCGGCTGCGCGCATTTGTTCGGCGGGCCTGCCGCCATGCGTGCTGACGCCCTTTGCCGCTTTGAACGCGCCGGGCTGCACATGCAGGCGGCGATTGCCGATAACAGTTTTGCCGCCCGGCTTCTGGCGCGGGGAACGAAGGGCGGTGTTTTCAGCCAAGCGGAGGCCGACCGGCTGCTTCCCCGCCTGCCCCTTTCCGCGCTTGAACTGGCGCAAGCCGCAGAAACCGGCCTCAAGCGCGCCGGGCTGAAACGGATCGGTGATGTGATGGCGCTGCCCCGTTCTGCCCTCACCGCCCGTTTCGGCACCGATCTTGCCACCAGGCTCGACCGGCTGGCGCGGCGCGAGCGCGCGCCGATTTCCCCCTTGCGCATCCTGCCGCTCAGAACCGTCGAACGCCGCCTGTCAGAGCCGGTGACGGCAATGGAACTGGTGGAACATATATTGCGGGAACTGGCGCAGGCGCTGTTTGCGCAGCTTGAAATGGAAGGCAAGGGCGCGCTTCTGCTTGAGGCGTCGTTCTTCCGGGTCGATGGCGAGGTGCGCCATATCCGTATCGAAACAGGCCAGCCCTTGCGCGACGACAGGATTTTCCTGCGCCTTGCGCGCGAAAGGCTGGGTGCGCTCACCGATCCGCTTGATGCCGGTTTCGGCTTCGACATGATCCGGCTGGCAGCACTGCGCAGCAGCACAGTGGCCCAGCGCCAGACGGGGCTCGACCAGCATGAGGAAGACGAAGCCGGCTTCAGCCAGCTTATCGACCGGCTTTCGGCGCGGCTTGGACAGGACCGCGTTCTCGTCTCCTTTCCGCGCGACACCCATATGCCGGAGCGCGCTTACGGCCTCGCCCCTGCCTTGCATGGATCGCGGAAAACCGAAGCCGATTATCGCAGCCAGGCGGAACTGCCGGGCGACTCGCCCGCACGCCCCATAAAACTGTTCCGTCCGCCACAATTGATCGAAACCGTCGCCGAAGTGCCCGACAGTCCGCCCTCCTTCTTCCTGTGGCGGCGGGTGCGCCATCAGGTGCGCCTTGCCGAAGGGCCGGAACGGATCGAGCCGGAATGGTGGTGCGCAATCGGTCAGGACGTGCCGGAACTGCGCGATTATTACCGGGTGGAGGATGAAAACGGCCAGCGTTTCTGGATTTTTCGCGAAGGGCTTTATGACGGCGCCAATCACCCGCGCTGGTTTCTGCATGGGCTGTTCGCGTGA
- the rlmN gene encoding 23S rRNA (adenine(2503)-C(2))-methyltransferase RlmN produces MSISFDLTIDDTRDQLARHARASLEAKPSLIGMSREEMAAALIAAGVPERQVKMRISQLWHWLYVRGVSDFADMRNISKDLRAMLAQHFTIARPEVVEEQISQDGTRKWLFRFPPRGAGRPVEIESVYIPEEGRGTLCISSQVGCTLTCSFCHTGTQKLVRNLTSEEILAQLLTARDRLGDFPDKDTPDGAMVPAEGRKITNIVMMGMGEPLYNFEEVKKALLIASDGDGLSLSKRRITLSTSGVVPEIYRTGDEIGVMLAISLHAVRDELRDILVPINKKYPLAELIKACREYPGLSNAKRITFEYVMLKDINDSLDDAKLLVKLLQGIPAKINLIPFNPWPGTNYQCSDWEQIEKFADYVNAAGYASPIRTPRGRDILAACGQLKSESERLRKSERLALEAMMIAGHGE; encoded by the coding sequence ATGTCCATTTCGTTCGACCTTACCATTGATGATACGCGCGACCAGCTTGCCCGCCATGCGCGCGCCAGCCTGGAGGCAAAGCCGTCGCTCATCGGCATGTCGCGCGAGGAAATGGCCGCAGCACTGATTGCAGCCGGGGTGCCGGAACGTCAGGTGAAGATGCGCATCAGCCAGCTCTGGCATTGGCTCTATGTACGCGGCGTTTCCGATTTCGCCGACATGCGCAATATTTCCAAGGATCTGCGCGCGATGCTGGCGCAGCATTTCACCATTGCGCGCCCGGAAGTGGTTGAGGAACAGATTTCGCAGGACGGCACACGCAAATGGCTGTTCCGCTTTCCGCCGCGCGGCGCTGGCCGCCCCGTCGAGATTGAGAGCGTCTATATCCCCGAAGAAGGGCGCGGCACGCTCTGCATTTCCTCACAGGTCGGCTGCACGCTCACCTGCTCCTTCTGCCATACCGGCACGCAGAAGCTGGTGCGCAACCTCACCTCGGAAGAAATTCTGGCGCAGCTTTTGACCGCGCGCGACAGGCTTGGTGATTTTCCGGACAAGGATACGCCCGACGGCGCCATGGTGCCTGCCGAGGGACGCAAGATCACCAATATCGTGATGATGGGCATGGGCGAGCCGCTCTATAATTTCGAGGAAGTGAAGAAGGCCCTGCTGATCGCCTCCGATGGTGACGGCCTGTCCCTTTCCAAGCGCCGCATCACGCTTTCAACCTCCGGCGTCGTGCCGGAGATTTATCGCACCGGCGACGAGATTGGCGTCATGCTCGCCATTTCGCTACATGCCGTGCGCGACGAGTTGCGCGACATTCTGGTGCCGATCAACAAAAAATATCCGCTGGCTGAGCTCATCAAAGCCTGCCGCGAATATCCGGGCCTGTCGAACGCCAAGCGCATCACGTTTGAATATGTGATGCTGAAGGATATCAACGACAGTCTCGACGATGCCAAGCTTCTGGTGAAGCTGTTGCAGGGCATTCCGGCCAAGATCAACCTGATCCCCTTCAACCCGTGGCCCGGCACGAATTACCAGTGCTCGGACTGGGAGCAGATCGAGAAATTTGCCGATTATGTAAACGCGGCAGGCTATGCATCGCCGATCCGCACCCCGCGCGGACGCGATATTCTTGCCGCCTGCGGCCAGTTGAAGTCGGAATCCGAACGCCTGCGCAAGAGCGAACGCCTCGCTCTCGAAGCCATGATGATTGCAGGCCATGGTGAGTAA
- a CDS encoding fumarylacetoacetate hydrolase family protein: protein MTTYVFAPRPQTFLPVKGTDARFPVHRIYCVGQNYADHAIEMGGDPTRNPPFFFQKNPDRLVIEGGDFPYPPKTEDVHHEIELVVALKSGGSDIPVEKALDHVYGYAVGIDMTRRDLQAVAKKAGRPWEVAKAFEHSAPCSAVVPAGETGHPEQAAISLAINGEMRQSGNLNQMIWKVPETISYLSSLFDLQPGDLIFTGTPAGVGPVKRGDRLEGKVDGVGILSVTVV, encoded by the coding sequence ATGACGACTTATGTTTTTGCGCCACGCCCGCAGACGTTTCTGCCCGTGAAGGGAACGGATGCACGCTTTCCCGTGCACCGCATTTATTGCGTCGGCCAGAACTATGCCGATCACGCTATAGAAATGGGCGGCGATCCGACGCGCAACCCGCCCTTCTTCTTCCAGAAAAACCCGGATCGCCTTGTGATCGAGGGCGGCGATTTTCCTTATCCGCCAAAGACCGAGGATGTGCATCACGAGATCGAGCTGGTGGTGGCGTTGAAGAGCGGCGGCAGCGATATCCCTGTAGAAAAGGCGCTGGACCATGTTTACGGCTATGCGGTCGGCATCGACATGACGCGCCGTGACTTGCAGGCCGTGGCCAAAAAGGCGGGCCGCCCGTGGGAAGTGGCCAAGGCGTTTGAACATTCGGCCCCCTGTTCGGCTGTCGTGCCTGCCGGTGAAACAGGCCACCCGGAGCAGGCGGCGATTTCGCTTGCCATCAACGGTGAGATGCGCCAGTCCGGCAATCTCAACCAGATGATCTGGAAAGTGCCGGAAACCATTTCCTACCTGTCGTCGCTCTTTGATCTGCAACCCGGCGATCTTATCTTTACAGGTACGCCTGCGGGCGTCGGGCCGGTGAAGCGCGGCGACCGTCTGGAGGGCAAGGTGGATGGAGTGGGAATACTATCCGTAACCGTGGTTTGA